The nucleotide sequence CGGCTGCgaaaaaagatgaaaaaaaaacatctaaagtaaaaacaagagcGTCAATATTGCGCTATATTTTGCTCGATTAATGGATTTTTATTCCAGTTCGGGTTTAAAGCCTTTTTTATTGGAGACACAAATTTCGCAAGCTGGGGCGACAAAGAAAAAACGCAAATTGTTGGGTAAACTTTTTCAAGGGACATCAGTTGGGTAaggtttaaataaaatgtattttgttttgatgacaaaaatatgatatgacacacaaaaagaattaattcggattaattaaaaaaagggTTTTAAATGGacatattaaaataattgttaattaaatttaagccCTCTGCTATGTCAACCAAAATaagatttatttttgtaaagtATTAACATTTTAGTATGAACAGCATGTTGGGTAGTACAATGAATGAAACGAATAAACAAATACTCCAAAATCCAAATAATCCAAGAGTAAGCGTCAATAATCGGATTATtagaaacatttttaattattagaATACAGATTTAGAAAATAAGCAAAGCTTTTATGAGTTTTGTGCTTTTATGTTCTTTACTGTGCTAGCCAACAGATTTAGCCATTAACATTCCATTTACTTTAGCCGTTTAAAAGCCGAGCATTTCCCACACACATCCACTCTCATATGCATACTTAAGATCTCGAGCAAACGGGCGGCTGAGCCACCCACCTGCATTTAAGTACTGTTTGGAGAGTGCGGTGACCCAATTGAGGCTTATTACCCTATAATTTAATTACCCATCTTGGGAGTTTCGGTGCCGAGTAACCGCAGCTAAAGACCCAAAGAACGGAGTGCACAGAATTTTCCCACGCTTTGACAGATGGAAAAGTGGCTCTGTGGTTCTGCGGCGGCAGTTTTGGTTTGCAACATGATGGGTTTTTCCTCGATTGCCATTTCCAATTTCCCAGCTCCAGTGAGTCTCGGCCACCACCCGGCcaatcaaatcaaaagcaaagagccaagaaaaatgtttaacggCCAGCGGAGCAGGGAGGGAAAGCAGAAAGCAttggcaataaataaaatttctaaaTTCTTGGCAAGCCAACGAACGTGACAAGTGTGAAACACACATCAATACGAATGAATGTGAGAGTGCAACTGGGAAATTGTCTTGGCTTATATGAAGCAACTCTGGTCGAGAAGTTATGGCCAAAGGTTTCGACTAGCCTTTCGAAGTTCGAGCGAGCGCAGCTTCCCTTTGCCTTAAGTctgtttttttaattaatacgAGTTACGACTTTCTTTAACCCATTTTGGTGTCGAAAAGAGCGGCTGCGAGTACAAGAAAATGACTTCCAGTCCCACAATTGAGACCCGCTCGAATTTCCTTTCTGCAATAGAAAATACTTTAATCACCGTCGagatgccaaaaaaaaaaaaatgtgcattGTTTCGAGAGCTCTCAACTTCCACTTCCCCAGCAGCCGGTAAAACAAAACTTTCTACGGCTAAAAAATGCTGCACGAGCATGTGCAAGCATTTAATTAcgcaaataataaacaaagcCAGAGTCAAAATCCAAATGCAAGTCAGTGGCGAGAGccataaatttgcaatttatttgcggcttttggcgttttttttttattattatttgtggATGCCCATTAAGCTAAATGCATATAGATGTAAATAGATGTAAATTGATATCGGTAACCAATGAAAATATTCGTATTACCTGTATAACACATGTGTGGGTTAGCTTTTGATTTGAATATTTGCAGTTTATTATATAACCATATAAAAACACAGACACATACTTGTCTCTTATATTTGATACAAATTCATTGAATTTACCTATAGCTTCCCCTTGAAATATGTAAAGTTAATTcatatttgttttatgaaaattttatgtttttcaaaCAGCTATTTGAGTTTGCTGCGCACACATGTATCTTAAGTAGATATCCAGACTTAATATTTGAGTTAGATGAAAAGCTGATGCTGAGCTTGCTGAATTTTTGCCAATATTTTGCATGGGCCACTTGAAAGTTAATTACAAGATTCGCCCCCTCACGTAccagtgagtgtgtgtgttagccaCGTTGCGTTGCAAGAGTGTGTGTGATAGCTAATGGCAAGCTTTTGAATTTGTATGGGGCTCATGTGGCATCGGAAGCCAGAAACGAGAAACCAGCAGTGGCAACTTAGTGGGTGGCTGCTCGAAGCttttccgattttccactCAGCcaaggaattaattaaagctCAGAGTCAAACTGTAgcattatttaatatataaggGCAAAGGTTGGAAACATTTCGAGATAGAATTAGAAACGAAACTGcagatatataaataaatttgaagcTTTAAACTGAGAATTAGCAGAACACAATACTTcatatttataacattttttagAGCCTTCAACTTGAGTTGTTATCAAGTAAGCCGGTTTTATGCAAATACTAAAATCCCTggtataaaattcaaattagaaTGCAAATACAAATTCTTCTTTTTGACTTAAAACCTCCCGCAAACAAATGACTTAAGCGTCAATATTCGTAAACAATACcttgtttttggccaagtccATATTATAAATTCAATGTCACAACCATTAAGCGCTTATATGCACATCCGTTTGGCAGTCATTTGCATGTCTTATCACAAGAaaatttaaactaatttaaagCCAGAACGCCGGATGTCTGAAACAAtggaaaagcaattaaaaattctgTGATAAACTTTTGTTGTGTTGAAGGGTTTTTGGGTGGGCTAAAAAACAGGGGGCGGTATGCGGGCTAAAGTGGGGAATGTGGCGCCCACAGAAACTCGGCTTATGTGaatatgtacacatatgtaGGTCTGGAAAGCGTTTTGCACTCAAGTACTTTATGCACTCAGTGCCTCTCTGGGTTAAAAGCTAAAGTCATAATaatagaatttaatatttgcacCATAAAcgttatttaacaaaaaaattaaaaactcaaagaaatcGAATTTATGTCAAATAAATGCTTAAGAtgttgctttgcttttgcctcttggtttcgaaaataaattgacatttaAAGTGCTATTTCTTTGACCGCAACTGTGTGGGTGTGCGAACACAATTACATTTCGGCCAAAACATCATTACGACTGCAAGAGGGGCAGCGGGACGTGGATCCCAGCTTTTACCGGGCTCAAAGGGACCCAGGCAAAAGAATGAGAACAAAAATGTTGGCAAGGAAAATGTTTTGCCCGTAGCCGCGACTTGGCAACAGTACAGTACAAAACAGAAGTGAACAGAACACCGAGCAGCATCGAAACTGAAAAACCCAGAGTCTGAGAGGGCTTAGCTCCGCTGCCGAGTGCTCTACTTTTCCAACTTCAATAGCTCGTGACattgtttgtgtatgtgtatgcatgcatacatacgtacatatgtatatatatttacccAAATAACTAGGCACACATGTACAGCTACAGCTGAGAACTTGGCTCAAACCAGatggcaacggcaacaacaacagcatcatCTGAAAAGAAAAGTGCTAAGCGCGAGGGAGAAATGGTGAAGAAATAGGGGGAGGAGAAAGCGGGGAAGTTGTTCTACTGCTAATAAGAAAGTTAACGTGGAACAAGATGCTGGAAATTGAGATTCCCGCCGACTCAATGAATTAATGAATGAACGAAAGCTTGTAATTTACTTGAACAATTTTTTAGCTGCTCTTGGAATTAACGTAGCTCGTTATCTGATGACGACAGGCGGTGTGCTTAGTACACACTAAAACCTTAACTAATTTGGAGTTAAATTGCATTTCGAAATTGTTTAGAAACTTgtttaaaatacatatttatagatatatgtttattgtttaaagCTCTTTAATGGGAATACCTTTAAATTTCTCTATAAATGTATACAAATgtaatacataataataaaaaaaatggttttaatCTTTCTATAGCCATACACCATTTCATTACAATTCTACATATTTGAGGTATTACAAATTGAACTTTCTTTCGTTTCGAACATTTTCTGCTGAAGTCGTTCACTAATTTTGAAGGGCCAACTTTACATGTTAATTTGTTAGGCACGGGGCACGTACATACAAACATGGCCGATAAGAAATGCAACCTGGCTAGAAACACTTTTCTTGTTTATATACGCTTCTTGGTATTTACGTTATTATGTTGTTTGTTCGTTGTTTATTTCCTTTGACACTTTCTTTtctgtatgtttttttttcgtgtgtgtgtgtgtgtgctgtgccCAACCGAGTGTGCGGCACTTAACAtgaaattaagtaaattaagtaaaaatattttaattcaattagaaaCCTCGCAACCCAGAGTGCTAAATGTGGAATTTCTCTTTGTCATTGCAGTTGAAGGTAGCTCCGTGGAGGAAAACAGCCCCAAGATTTCGAAAACAACGAAAATGGTCTTCGACTGCGGAGTCTGGTGTGCAAAGTATTTGCTTTGcatattcaattttatatttttcgtaaGTACAGATGAAGTAATGTGGGAAGGGGGTTTATTATGCTATATGCACCAGGTAATGCATATGGGTAACGCATAGAGGTGCGTTCATGTCATCCGATGGTATCCCATGCCACATCGCCCATCCATCCAAATTCCATTGCAACTCAATCAAGCAAATCTCTGCGCATGCGCTGGtgctttttgcattttcccgCATTTTCAACTTGGCGGTGGCGGTTCATTGACTTTCAGCCaacatcgtcatcatcatcataatcatcattACCATCATGTTGATTGCCAAACGTCATCATCGGCATTTTCAAATGCAATCAAGATGGGCAGGCAACgtcataataataacaacaatcaTCAAACTGCGTTTGCATGTCCAGCGGGGGGAACTATGTTGTGTTTAATGCTTTATGTTTCAGTGTACACACATAAATGACCACTACCActacacacatatacatatatattgtttaatgttttttttttatatatatatttatattgcagGTGCTAGGCACAATTATATTCGGAGTCGGACTATGGCTGGCCGTGGACAAGCACTCGCTGATTGCTCTCCTCAAGTTGGTCGAGAGCGAGCGCATTGAGGTAAGACCAAGTGAAGACGGGGGTTTCCCCAAAATCCCGCCCAACTCCGGGTGAAAGTGTTGCCGCAGAAACACCCCCTTTTTTTATGTCGAAAAGGCCCCAAGAAAGCACTGCATTCCACCCAGTTACAACGCAATTTATACGCAACCCATCGAAGTGTGTAATTCACATATCGAAATCGTAGTGAATCAACCCCGAAATATAGATCAACCTCACGTGCAGGTGCTTCAATAATAGCTGGCACTGGTACTATGATTAttagaaaaatataattatattgtaaacatGCGGTCCGGGTGGAAATGGTCAAAATGTGAGGCACGAAAACGCTAATCAAAGTGCACAATGCACTGTGCTGACACACTAACAAACAATAGGGGATGGCTATAAATGCCACTTTAATTGGGTCGaaattgtatataagacaGCAGAAATACAATGGAACTGAAAGTAGTGGAatctaaaatttaaatagagCGACAGGAAGAACTTTTCCACTACTTTTACATTTCGGTTTTTTAACTAATATCAATCTATAATTATACACATCAAGCATATTCAAAGTAAATTTTTCTTAACCTTATTTGTAATGGAtgacaaaatgtatttttcatGGGTTAAGTGCATATAGACACATTCTGTTGTTGTGTCTACACATCTACATTTAATATAAACTACACAACATTCGACTAAACTTTTAGAAATGTACAAATCGTTGTTTAAAGCCACCCTCTGGGGTCCTTTACTCAATTCACACAGATAAACTTTTTCAACTATGACAATTTCCATCAAAGTTTGCATGTTCAGTGTTAACTAAAGTTTGTAGTGAAAATTCCCTTTGCTATCTGACTGGGCGTAAAGGGTTTTTCGCTTTggcaaaacaaatgaaaagtgCATGTCCATACGGTTACTAATTGTGGGGTCACCTAAGATAAACATGCTAAGGCTAATTGAGAACCTTTACACGGAAATGTTTCACGGGTTGCGTTTGGTCAATGAACTTGCACTCTAGCTTTAAAAGACATACATATCTCAGATCTGACAATTTGCCTACGGCAATTGGGTAAAATGTGCACATAATTCAATTATACGAATGAGGATGGAGACAATTTTTGGCCAGTTCAAAGTttaattacgtatacgtagcGTGGACCCCATCTGAATTTACCCACACATTTCTGATTCGTGTTTCTGCTCTGCTCTTTTTCGTTTCCATTACAGCAATTTACACAGCCACAGGCCATAGAGCAGCTGGCCTATGTGCTCCTCGTCATCGGAGCCGTCATGTTCTTCATGAGCTTCTTGGGCTATCTGGGAGCCATGCGCGAGTCCCGCTGTCTGCTGTCGACGGTAAGTGATCGAATGGAATCTGTGTTGGAGGTTTGGACCCGGACACACAGACAGTCCGTTTCAAAACTGAAAGTCATTTGCAGGTCTTTAAGATTTTTATGGCAAAGTTGCCTACtgtgcaatttaaatttattgttaaatacTATTGTATCTATCTTCATTAAATGTCACGTTTTTGTGTTATGAGTATCTTAACTTCAACATAAAGATACTAAATGATGGAACTAAATAAGAGTTGATTAAATGTTTCCTTCCACCTATTCAAATTTGAACTGAAAACCAaacacaaaatttaaatttaactagGAATATATTGGAAATAAACCCGATTTCTTGAGGAGGAAACaaatttgcttttcattaGCGAGTGACTACCATACAGTGCCGAGAAGCATTGTCacacatttacattttccccGCCCAATCATTGAATCCAATCAGAGTTGTACGAGCTTGCATCATCGGGTACATTGTAATGGATGACAGACAGCCACCGAAGATTCACGGCTCCGGGGAGTGGAGCTGGTGGATTGCCACTAgcgtttgtttgcattttccacCGAATAACTTTAAAGAGTTGAAGAGGATTTCCATTTGACTTTGACTCTTGGCTGGAAAAACTATTGACGGCACTCGAGAGAAAGTTGTACATAGCGGGGTGTATCTATAGGTGAATTATCGTGCATATAGATACAACCATATCGTGAAGCCAGGGCATGTTTGAACGATTGGTTAAGCGGCGACAAGCCCTTCACTTGGCCATGTCTCTGTGGTCTGCGCCTGTGAGTGGAATTGTAATTTCTTTGGTCTGGAAAATAATTTACATTTGCACCACAAGTGGCCTAGAGGGACGGACAGAGGACAGACTTTCTATGGTCGAGAGGGCTCACTCGGGGCGATTGTGGTAATTAATAAACCGTTTTATCACATTTACCTGCATTACTTACCCCGGACGCGCCCACATTTCTGGGCTTGGTCAGCTTAATTGCAGCGACAAAACAGGTGAATTTAATTTACCTTATCGAGAAGGGGAAAATCAGTCGAGGGGAAGGGCTTTGCGCATGCGCAACGGTGCCGAACACGCGACCTGCATGCGACCCTCTTGGGTTTTGCACTTAAATTAGCCAAGGTCGTTTGGTTAACGCATCTGAAGGCCGGCTCAGCTCTTGGCATGGCTAACATGTCTTAGCATTGATTTTTTATAAGACggcaatttattatttagcaaaaaaaaaactgcagcCACTCGCGTACCTAAACGGTTTCAAATCGCTACACTTGGCATGCAAACAAAGTGAAGCTGCTCTCCATAGGCCGCAAATTCGGTGAGCTTGCATGTGTATCTGACAGATACACTGGCAGGCAGGCGGCTACCAACGCCCACGATGGCTAAAATGAAATGCTGCCAGGCGTAACAGCCGCAACACAACCAGCTAAAACCGAGCATATCAGAGCAGCGTATCAGGGCAACAACCACAACGACAACCACGAGGGCGACAACATTACGGAGGCACTCAGAAAAAAGACTTCTTAATTGGTCTCAGATTATGAAAGATGCTCTGCAATAAGCTGAATTTTTTCCTTTGCAGTGAAGAAATATACATAATGAAACTGCTCTTAGGTATAGGATAATTTGAAATGttgttgtatattttatttctttatgtGCGCTACCTAGCTAGAGTAGAAGAATGAAAAGCCACAAGAGATTTTCGAAACATGTAAGAAAACATTAAGAAATGACCTTCAGCATTTGTGCTGCATGCTGCGCGCTTCCCCAACATCCGCCCAACCATCCCTTCGCCCACTCGCCCCTTTTGAACCgaatatgtatctgtatctgtatctatacgTGGACTTTTGCGGCTAAATGTGTACTTGGGCCTAACTCACCACCAGCGGCAGCCGACAAATGCTGCACATTTGGCTCAGGGTCAAAACGGCTAGATTTTTCTGCACGGCTCACAAAGTGCCCATCAAATTGGGTCAACCGCGTGCGAGAGTTATAAATAAACCAGGCAACCGTAACAAGAAATCATTGAATAAATGTATTATGCAATAATGAACGCATTTATATTTAAGCGTGAAGTTTTTATTAATGCGTGCAAATTGAAGATAATTTTTGTGATCATAAAGAGCCACTAGAAAATGTGGCTTAATAGATAAAGCTGCAGatacaatttaaatacaatttttttaaatattcattaaatgaaaatcgctCTCTCTTCACAGTATGGAACCTTTTTGATCCTGCTGCTGATTGCCGAGATCGTTGCCGgcggattgggtgccttcttcaAGGACAAAGTTCGTGCCGAGAGCAAAAACTTCTTGCAGACGACCATTACCAGTTATTCGCTGGGCGAGAATGTGGATGCTACCTCACTGATGTGGAACCAACTGATGGGCAACTTTGGGTGCTGTGGCATCAATGACTATCACGATTTTGATGCCTCTCCAGCGTGGGTGAACGGCAAGGGTAACCGCACCATTCCCGATGCCTGCTGTATCCTTAAGGATGTGGCCAAGTTGGTGCCACGCGACGAGGACTGTACAACCAACCCCAGCGACAGCAACAGTTTCTACAAGAAGGTATGCTATAAGATAGCTACATAGATACGAATTCGTAATTAATGTTGTCTATCGTTTTAGGGCTGCTATGAGGTGTTTACCGAGTGGCTGATTCGGCAACGTGAACTGGTCATCGTGGCCATTGCGGTGGGCATTGTGCACCTGGTCCTCATTATTCTGGCCTTTGCTCTGTGCAAGGCCTTTGCCAAATACAACGATATGCGTCTGTAAATCGGAGATGACGAGGACAGCGGATGTTGTGACAGTTTTCAGAGTTAGCAAAGTAGACGTAGGAACGAGCCAAAACAGCAGGACAGTGAAGAGCGACGATCCCTCCTAGAACTCCCCCAAAAAATACAACGCCCTACCGAACACCGCGACGTGCTCAATGGAAACatgaaatatattcaaatgcaTTTGCCGCATGGAACGGGACAGACACGAGAACACAAAACAGTTTAATACAGCTCTAATCTAACAATAAGCTAAGATCATAGCCAGCATAATCCATTTACCGATAATATTCAAGAATATCTTACAAGAAATGTTGCTCAATGTTTTGCCAGCAAACGAATGGGTCGGATGGATCGCGAAGGTTTTTACGAATGAAACTCACACTtggaatatttatttgtaaatctGTTTTGATAGCAGTTTTTTAGTTGTTAAGTAGTAAACTACAATATGCGTAATATTGTAACTATTTTTCTTAGTCTATTACGATTTTGTTATGCAATCATGCAAGGCATTCGAAAACCACTCAAAAACATCACAGAAATCACATAAGTTAAGACGAATGACAACACACATTTTTGAGATTGAGCGAAATCGTGAGATCAATTTTGAAAGATGACTTTTAAAGAAGCATAGAGCATAACGCCCATTAAATTACAAGCAtgcatatatacaaatatcgATTGAAAATGATAAGAAATGAAATGGCATTGACATTGTACTAGTATGTGTATTAGTTAATAAGTCTCTAACCTTAAGTTGTAACTTTAGTTGTTTTTTCTATGGCTATCTTCGAGTTTTTAACTACATACGCCGGGGCGCGCAACTTCGTGTTCCCGGCTCTTTTGTTAAAAATGAATGTTGTACATTTTTGaattctatatatacatatataactaTTATTAATGCATATTATATACACGTATGTCTGTAGTTTACTTAATGTACTTTTTGGAAATCGCGCAATGAAAAAGCCGTAAATCGAAAGCATGaaactaaaacacacacaaaaacgaTAAAAAACCTCCCAAGAACGCGAGGAAAAATCCCCATTTAAAGATGTACATTTATGAACGTGAAcgaaaaagtaattaaaataaagaaaaagtaaatgaaattttaatggTTTATGTGTATGGAAAATATGGTCATTTCCGGTTTTGGAAGTTTGCGCATCTTAATAACAGCGACACACAAACAGTACAGTTAACAGTATGTTAACAAGAGCTTAAAAGCTCCAATATGAAAGGCGCCAGTTTTGAATCAAGTAAAACTCATTTTTGTGCTAGCACTTTGctatcatttatttatgaaaaacttttaaatatatttatatatacgtGGAGCTAAAATGATTTACTTAGTTGTGTAGCCTGGAAACAACCGTGTAAATGATATTTCGTAGTTATTGTATAAATTGGAACCCAAGAAAATAGTTTCGTTCTCATTTGGCAAAATATGCGGATCCATTTCCGCTATTTCATAATTTAGTAGCGTTCTTTTTAATAGTACAAACGCTTAAGTACATACATTTTATGGTTGATCATCGATCAAATAACCACAtactgcaaataaaattagattttcttatttaaaattcaCACGCATTCTAGGACTAATCTACTtggaatatataaatatatatgtataggtGTGTATATTGTAGTTGTTCGTTAATAGTGGATTACTTATAGAGCTGTAGATGCCTGCATTATCCTATTGGAATACTTGTCCTGATGACCTCACAGAGCGGCTGTTGCGGCATATTCAATATGCTATATTCATCTTATGCGACTTTCTTGATATTTGTAGGTGAAAATTATTGTAGCTAAGATTGGAATTGTTCTGGAGTTTCAGCAGAATGTGATGAAAATAAGCGTTTTGTAACTTGTCATTCGGAATCGGTCGTCCCTTGTACTCATCAATCATTTAATGCGATTAAGTATTCGAAACCGGAACTGGAGATCGAAAATTTAATCTAAGCTTGAAGTTTAtatcaaaaataaacaaggtAAACATAAAAAATCTCGCTCACACTTTGTGTTAAATTCATCGAATATAAATTGTATCTCTTTTCTTATTCCCTGCCTTTTCCTCTATATTTTGGTATTTAGTTGGCTGCGTTCCCTTGATCCTCATCAAAGTTGGGGTTACTCAGGAATGGTATGGAGAAGTCTACCATATTTGGATAGACCAGAAACTTGTTTACAGCCTCGCACAGTTTGCTCTCAATAACATTGGTCACAATGGACCAATCGACGGATTTGTCGCCCACTTGGGGCTTGGTGGATATCCAAAGGCGAGGCGGTCCGCGAAAGCTAACCCACACTCGATCGGATGGTGGCGGTGGCACATTTAAAGTGCCACGGGCCACCAAACCCTTGAGATCTACGCGCAGTGTGATATTCGCGTTCATGTTCTCCATAGCTCGTTGCACGTACGGCAGCTCGGTGGCGTATTGAAATAGATTAGAGGCGGCTATGCGGTCGACAATCTTAAAGATGCGACGCGCATTACCGGGTGAATTCTGAAAAAATCTGGAAAAAAAGGTGAAAAGATATTAGAATTGTAAGCACTAACGAAACAAGTAGTTGCAATATTTTCTATACTCACTCCGTTCCAGCCGCATTCTCTGGGGCATTTCCCGGCGGTGGGCTCTCGGATTCAGTTGATGAACCGCCCGAGCTCTCCGCATCACTGTCATAGATGACGTTCTCCGAATTTACCTCTGAAAGGCTGCGCAAATCCTGTGATTGCTCCGGCAGCATCGAGGTGGTGGGCACATTATCGGTGGCCATTGGTGACTTTGTCTTGCTGCGTATGCGCAGCAGATTCAGCTTGGTAGTAACTGTTATGTGTGCCAATCCCTCGTAGGTCACATCGGCATCAATCCAAACACCGCGTTCATCCAGCATCGGTTGGGAGACACGATGACATAGTAATGGGGACTCACCCAAATATATGTTTGTGATGATAACCTCCTCCATGAAGCTGGGCAGCTTAATAGAGTTTAATTTCTTTTGCAAAACCTCCTTGAGCTTCTCGTGCAGCATGGCATCGTGTAGCCAGCTGTATAGGCATCGTCCCAGTAGTACATTAGCCCACACAATGCTGCCGGAAGGACCCAAGAACAGCGACTGATCAATGCCCTTCCACAGCTCATCTTCCTGACGTTTGGCACGGCGAGACTGCAAATAGTTTATTGATTAGCTTTCTGCTTACTAAATTGACATCTTTCATATaatgaaaattcaaaaaaaaaaaccatataaaCATACTTTTCTTGGCCGCCGATCAGTGGTACGCATTGTTCCAACGGAACTTCGGGTAACAGGAATAGTGCTCTGGTTACAAGCCTTCTACCAAAAGCCAAttagaaataataaataataataaatcaaataaatcaaaactaaAAGACTACAAACAAAGGTAGCTAGCCAGTTGCGTACCTGGTAAACGGCCATGAATCGAACGTAGTCTGGCGAATTCCTGGCCACATTGGCACTCATGATCATGCCATCGAAGGACTCCTCCTTGGGTGTGTCGAGTAAATCCTCTTCGGTGATAGTCTCAAACTGCCCATCTGGCGTCTGCTGATCTGTTTCATCATTACCTTTCCCAGCCGAAATTTCATCTTCagactgaaaaaaaaaacggtatAGATTCAAACATAAGGAAAAAACTCTTGAATTCCATTCCTGTTCGCTTACCTTGACGCCAGCCTTTCCCATTCCAGTGACCAGAAGCAAAGCCTGTCTAGCTGCCGCCGCCTGAAGATCAGAATCCTCCACGAATCGGGCCATTGGCACCTGAAGGTCCTGTTCGTGAACTAAGCCCCTACTGGCGTTTGTGAAGCGTCGATACCAGTCTTCTTTTTCCCGATCACATCTCGAGAAGAGCAGTAAACGCACCTCATCGCCACAGGGCACGGTAATGTCGTTGAGCTCCTTATCCGGATTAACCGTGTTCCGCAGTTGCTGTAACTATGGATAATAATcaaaatgaataatttttaaatcaatcaTTAAGAATTATATTACATCTGCCTGCATAACCG is from Drosophila melanogaster chromosome 3L and encodes:
- the CG43783 gene encoding uncharacterized protein, isoform B; protein product: MNKKDVSPSGSTVPATSVRTGFLRRRNVVEAGSEPSTSQQAEIAIASGKVKKRGILLARKDVEIESGVEVLEDMIPSTAVHIDHSKDVANKRAEEVTDAGADADSRASLTLPVAPGFSTLASSYVEKESGVRDTRSRISFFSNLSMLSVSQWREKHQGATAFALPVLLSVLLILLMILPVPDFLRGVFATLLFFTVMDCCGGHLRALLEDFMLTTHPERVAFAIPNYKFMPICEIPAVEEHKTIKTYAGWMNEINSYDPNTFSFSLTRAVYVRLDGSILKMSGTNARIPKRRMWNEPPIDRHKIPFTDHRSYDLRDCRIELLPLGLANKRFFNRKYPIQLIIKSNRDVPDEQSSVESQSEATVKTDAKEAKAASSSGTTPPGGEEEKLVDFAGTVMQADLQQLRNTVNPDKELNDITVPCGDEVRLLLFSRCDREKEDWYRRFTNASRGLVHEQDLQVPMARFVEDSDLQAAAARQALLLVTGMGKAGVKSEDEISAGKGNDETDQQTPDGQFETITEEDLLDTPKEESFDGMIMSANVARNSPDYVRFMAVYQACNQSTIPVTRSSVGTMRTTDRRPRKSRRAKRQEDELWKGIDQSLFLGPSGSIVWANVLLGRCLYSWLHDAMLHEKLKEVLQKKLNSIKLPSFMEEVIITNIYLGESPLLCHRVSQPMLDERGVWIDADVTYEGLAHITVTTKLNLLRIRSKTKSPMATDNVPTTSMLPEQSQDLRSLSEVNSENVIYDSDAESSGGSSTESESPPPGNAPENAAGTEFFQNSPGNARRIFKIVDRIAASNLFQYATELPYVQRAMENMNANITLRVDLKGLVARGTLNVPPPPSDRVWVSFRGPPRLWISTKPQVGDKSVDWSIVTNVIESKLCEAVNKFLVYPNMVDFSIPFLSNPNFDEDQGNAAN